A section of the Paenibacillus yonginensis genome encodes:
- the thyA gene encoding thymidylate synthase has product MKAYLDLLQDILDHGVEKGDRTGTGTLSVFGRQLRFDLSEGFPLVTTKRVHLKSVVHELLWFLRGETNISYLHENGVTIWDEWADENGELGPVYGSQWRSWEAPDGRKIDQIAALVDGIKNNPNSRRHLVSAWNVAEIDNMKLPPCHFVFQFYVADGKLSCMLTMRSVDTFLGLPFNIASYALLTHMIAQQCDLEVGEFIWSGGDVHLYSNHLEQVKTQLAREPYPLPQLVIKRKPESIFDYKFEDFEFVNYQHHPGIKAPVAI; this is encoded by the coding sequence ATGAAAGCATATTTGGATTTGCTGCAAGATATTCTCGATCATGGTGTTGAAAAAGGAGATCGGACCGGTACAGGTACTCTGTCCGTATTTGGCCGCCAGCTCCGCTTCGATCTATCGGAAGGATTTCCGCTCGTAACAACCAAACGTGTTCATTTGAAATCCGTCGTTCATGAACTTCTCTGGTTCCTTAGAGGAGAGACTAACATATCTTATCTGCATGAGAACGGAGTAACCATTTGGGATGAATGGGCAGATGAGAACGGTGAACTCGGACCCGTATACGGGTCTCAGTGGCGTTCCTGGGAAGCACCGGATGGCCGGAAGATTGACCAGATCGCTGCTTTGGTAGACGGCATCAAAAACAATCCGAATTCCCGCCGACACCTGGTCAGCGCGTGGAATGTAGCGGAGATTGACAACATGAAGCTCCCCCCTTGTCATTTTGTGTTCCAGTTCTATGTGGCAGACGGGAAGTTGTCCTGTATGCTGACGATGCGCTCCGTGGATACATTCCTGGGACTTCCGTTTAATATCGCCAGCTATGCGCTTTTGACGCATATGATTGCCCAGCAGTGCGATCTGGAAGTAGGGGAGTTTATCTGGTCCGGAGGAGATGTACACCTCTATTCCAATCATCTGGAGCAGGTGAAGACGCAGCTTGCCCGAGAACCTTATCCGCTGCCGCAGCTTGTCATTAAACGCAAACCGGAATCTATTTTCGATTACAAATTTGAGGATTTTGAGTTTGTGAACTATCAGCATCATCCGGGAATTAAAGCTCCGGTAGCCATTTAG
- a CDS encoding glutamate synthase subunit beta, producing the protein MSTPTGFMEFKRQLPGDRSPAERIKDWEEFHKHMSEEELRTQGARCMDCGTPYCHTGIDMTGGTSGCPVHNLIPEWNNLIYRGLWREALDRLHKTNNFPEFTGRICPAPCEGSCTVGLIGQPVTIKTIEEAIIEKGFEEGWVVPEPPEKRTGRRVAVVGSGPAGLAAAAQLNKAGHLVTVYERADRVGGLLTYGIPNMKLDKKVVERRVKLLEAEGITFITNTEIGKDIPAQQLVDDYDAVVLCGGATKPREFNIEGSDLKGVEYAMPFLNGTIKSYLDSNLEDGQYLSAEGKDVIVIGGGDTGSDCVATALRHGCKSVTQFGTHAKAPLERDPIQNPWPQFPNVYTLDYAHQEAKAVFGNDPREFSIMTTKFVGDGNGNLKELHTIQIERIVDETGRKIYQPIPGTERVFPAQLALIAIGFDGPEQTLVQQLGLETDRRTNVKAKYGKFVTNHEKVFAAGDMRRGQSLVVWAINEGREAAKEVDKFLMGATVLA; encoded by the coding sequence ATGTCTACACCTACGGGTTTTATGGAATTTAAACGCCAGCTTCCGGGCGATCGTAGTCCTGCGGAGCGGATCAAGGATTGGGAAGAGTTCCACAAACATATGTCCGAAGAAGAACTTCGCACACAGGGTGCCCGCTGCATGGACTGCGGAACACCTTACTGCCATACGGGAATCGATATGACCGGCGGCACGTCGGGATGTCCGGTACACAATCTGATTCCGGAATGGAATAATCTCATCTACCGTGGACTTTGGAGAGAAGCGCTCGACCGGCTGCACAAAACCAACAATTTCCCCGAGTTTACGGGCCGCATTTGTCCGGCGCCCTGCGAGGGGTCTTGCACAGTTGGCCTGATCGGACAGCCTGTGACGATCAAGACCATTGAAGAGGCGATTATCGAAAAAGGTTTTGAGGAAGGCTGGGTAGTACCTGAACCTCCTGAGAAACGGACCGGCCGGCGCGTAGCGGTCGTTGGCTCCGGACCTGCCGGCCTGGCTGCGGCTGCCCAACTCAATAAAGCCGGTCACCTGGTAACGGTATATGAACGTGCGGACCGTGTCGGCGGACTCCTTACTTACGGCATCCCAAACATGAAACTGGATAAAAAGGTAGTAGAGCGGCGTGTGAAACTGCTGGAAGCTGAAGGCATCACGTTTATCACCAATACGGAAATTGGCAAAGACATCCCGGCACAGCAGCTGGTTGACGATTACGACGCGGTTGTACTATGCGGCGGTGCTACCAAACCACGTGAATTCAATATCGAAGGCAGCGACTTGAAAGGCGTAGAATACGCCATGCCGTTCCTGAACGGCACGATCAAGAGCTACCTGGACAGCAACCTTGAGGACGGCCAATATTTGTCCGCTGAAGGCAAAGATGTGATCGTGATCGGCGGGGGCGATACCGGCTCAGACTGTGTGGCTACGGCTTTGCGTCATGGCTGCAAGAGCGTAACTCAATTCGGCACCCATGCGAAAGCGCCTTTGGAACGCGACCCGATTCAGAATCCTTGGCCGCAATTCCCGAACGTTTATACTTTGGATTATGCGCATCAGGAAGCCAAGGCGGTATTCGGCAACGATCCGCGTGAATTCTCGATCATGACCACCAAATTTGTCGGCGACGGGAACGGCAATCTGAAAGAGCTGCATACCATTCAAATCGAACGGATCGTAGATGAAACAGGCCGCAAAATCTATCAGCCGATCCCGGGGACAGAACGGGTATTCCCGGCTCAGCTCGCGTTGATCGCGATCGGTTTTGACGGGCCGGAGCAGACGCTGGTCCAGCAGCTTGGCTTGGAAACCGACCGCAGAACCAACGTTAAAGCGAAATACGGCAAGTTCGTAACGAACCATGAAAAGGTGTTTGCCGCCGGCGACATGCGCCGCGGACAAAGCCTTGTGGTTTGGGCGATCAACGAAGGCCGCGAAGCTGCCAAAGAGGTTGATAAATTCCTGATGGGCGCCACAGTGTTGGCTTAA
- a CDS encoding C40 family peptidase: MKIQGLYKKVITVGICASVGFTGMMLAGQTQASAAADTANTSSATALEVSGTATSTGSKIISYGKKFMGTPYKFGASTSTTKYFDCSSFTKYVFKHYGVTLPRTSKEQAKEGVAVSKANLRVGDLVFFSSGSRANGKNVTHVAIYAGNGKILHTYGKPGVTISNLNSGNWKKTYLKARRVL, from the coding sequence ATCAAAATTCAAGGACTCTATAAGAAAGTTATAACAGTAGGGATTTGTGCTTCCGTTGGCTTTACAGGCATGATGCTCGCTGGACAAACCCAGGCTTCTGCAGCTGCCGATACAGCCAATACGTCATCTGCAACTGCGTTGGAGGTTTCCGGCACGGCAACTTCAACCGGTTCCAAGATTATTTCTTACGGTAAAAAGTTCATGGGAACACCTTATAAATTTGGTGCTTCTACTTCAACAACCAAATATTTTGACTGCTCTTCTTTTACGAAATACGTATTTAAACATTATGGCGTAACTTTGCCGCGTACTTCTAAAGAACAAGCTAAAGAAGGCGTTGCCGTCTCCAAAGCAAACCTTAGAGTTGGCGATCTGGTCTTCTTCTCCAGCGGCAGCCGCGCTAACGGGAAGAACGTTACTCACGTTGCCATCTATGCAGGCAATGGCAAGATCCTGCACACCTACGGTAAACCTGGAGTAACCATTTCGAACCTGAACTCCGGCAACTGGAAGAAAACCTATCTGAAAGCACGCCGTGTATTGTAG
- a CDS encoding alpha-ketoacid dehydrogenase subunit beta, with protein sequence MAQMNMKEAIRDALRVELERDPNVVIFGEDVGHVGGVFRATEGLQKQFGEERVFDTPLAESAIGGLAVGLGIQGFRPVAEIQFVGFIFEALDQILVQAARMRYRSGGRYNAPIVFRTPFGGGVKAAELHTDALEGLIAQTPGIKLVVPSNPYDAKGLMISAIRDNDPVFFMEHLNLYHAFRDEVPEGDYTVELGKAKVVREGSDVTIISYGMMVHTALKAADELEKTGVKAEVIDLRTLVPLDIDTIIASIKKTNRAIVVQEAQKSAGIAAEVIAQINEKAILHLEAPVLRVTPPDTVYPFAQIEDTWLPTPARIIAAVQQVREF encoded by the coding sequence ATGGCACAAATGAACATGAAAGAAGCGATCCGCGACGCGCTGCGCGTTGAGCTGGAACGCGACCCGAACGTTGTAATCTTCGGGGAAGACGTAGGCCATGTGGGCGGCGTTTTCCGTGCGACTGAAGGTTTACAGAAACAATTTGGTGAAGAGCGTGTATTTGATACTCCGCTGGCTGAATCCGCAATCGGCGGTTTGGCAGTAGGTTTGGGTATTCAAGGCTTCCGTCCGGTTGCCGAAATCCAATTCGTTGGTTTTATCTTCGAAGCTTTGGACCAAATCCTGGTTCAGGCAGCCCGCATGCGTTACCGTTCCGGCGGCCGCTACAATGCGCCGATCGTATTCCGTACGCCATTCGGCGGCGGCGTTAAAGCGGCTGAGCTTCATACCGATGCTTTGGAAGGCCTGATTGCCCAGACTCCGGGGATCAAGCTGGTTGTACCTTCCAATCCTTATGATGCTAAAGGTCTGATGATCTCCGCGATTCGCGATAACGACCCTGTATTTTTCATGGAGCACTTGAACCTGTACCATGCTTTCCGTGATGAAGTGCCTGAAGGCGACTACACCGTAGAGCTTGGCAAAGCTAAAGTGGTTCGTGAAGGTTCCGATGTTACCATTATCTCTTATGGCATGATGGTTCATACTGCGCTTAAAGCAGCTGACGAGCTGGAGAAAACCGGCGTGAAAGCGGAAGTTATCGACCTGCGAACCTTGGTGCCGCTCGACATCGATACGATTATTGCTTCCATTAAGAAAACGAACCGTGCGATCGTGGTTCAGGAAGCTCAGAAATCCGCAGGCATCGCGGCGGAAGTGATTGCCCAAATCAACGAGAAAGCCATTCTTCACCTGGAAGCTCCAGTCCTTCGTGTGACACCGCCGGATACCGTTTATCCGTTTGCTCAAATCGAAGATACCTGGCTCCCGACTCCAGCGCGCATTATCGCTGCCGTACAACAAGTTCGTGAATTTTAA
- a CDS encoding alpha/beta hydrolase — protein sequence MTDNRYLKRTVVKHEIHSQFLNETRKLRIYLPPGYNELLSYPVVYCQDGEEFFNFGRIATYSNQLILDEDIEPFIIVGVEVNVKVRTQEYAPFGSRHEAYVACFTEEIIPYVEQNYPVRRTPEERILAGDSLGGSVSLHIALRRKDMFSKIITLSGAFYIPSQEIIASETDLSSLSLYMVVGLQERDYQTDTGIYDFVDLNRRTKELLEKRGAKVVYFEKDGAHIWGFWQKELPDALRHFLR from the coding sequence ATGACAGACAACCGATATTTGAAGCGGACTGTCGTGAAACATGAAATTCACAGCCAATTTTTGAACGAGACGCGCAAGCTGCGCATTTATCTGCCGCCCGGCTATAATGAGCTGCTGAGCTACCCGGTCGTATACTGCCAAGACGGCGAAGAATTTTTCAACTTTGGACGGATTGCCACCTACTCGAACCAGCTCATCCTGGACGAGGACATCGAACCTTTTATTATTGTAGGAGTCGAAGTGAACGTGAAGGTCAGAACCCAGGAGTATGCGCCTTTCGGAAGCCGTCACGAAGCTTATGTCGCTTGTTTTACTGAAGAAATTATACCCTACGTGGAACAGAATTATCCTGTGCGCCGTACGCCGGAGGAACGGATTCTGGCCGGGGATTCCCTGGGCGGATCGGTATCGCTTCATATCGCTTTGAGACGCAAGGACATGTTCTCCAAAATCATTACCCTGTCCGGAGCCTTTTACATCCCCAGCCAGGAAATCATCGCATCGGAAACCGATCTTTCATCCCTGAGCCTTTATATGGTAGTAGGGCTGCAGGAACGGGATTACCAGACAGACACCGGAATTTACGATTTTGTGGATCTGAACCGCAGAACCAAAGAACTGCTTGAGAAACGCGGAGCCAAGGTCGTATATTTCGAGAAAGACGGCGCCCATATTTGGGGATTCTGGCAGAAGGAGCTGCCGGATGCGCTTCGGCATTTCCTTCGCTGA
- a CDS encoding trimeric intracellular cation channel family protein, which translates to MELFDLFSIIGTIAFAVSGALVAMEEEYDVLGVVVLGLATAFGGGIIRNILIGVPVTTIWTQGPLMLIACISIAAAFLVPVSWIRHWKKGEAWFDAIGLGAFAIQGALYAVKMNHPASAVAVAALLTGVGGGIIRDLLAGRKPLVLQDEIYAVWALIAGLAIAFGWSQTTTEMIILFLLVVVSRMLSVHYRWRLPRRSLKNKPFAR; encoded by the coding sequence ATGGAGTTATTTGATCTGTTCAGCATTATAGGCACCATTGCGTTTGCCGTTTCCGGGGCCCTTGTTGCCATGGAAGAGGAATACGATGTGCTTGGCGTAGTGGTTTTGGGGTTGGCAACCGCTTTTGGCGGAGGGATTATTAGAAACATTCTGATCGGAGTCCCGGTGACCACGATCTGGACACAAGGGCCGTTAATGCTGATCGCCTGCATATCCATTGCCGCAGCTTTTCTGGTTCCGGTATCCTGGATTCGCCATTGGAAGAAAGGCGAGGCCTGGTTTGACGCTATCGGACTTGGTGCTTTTGCCATTCAGGGCGCCTTGTATGCCGTCAAGATGAATCATCCGGCCAGCGCCGTTGCGGTAGCAGCCCTACTGACAGGGGTCGGGGGCGGGATTATCCGAGATCTGCTCGCGGGACGCAAGCCATTGGTTTTGCAGGATGAGATTTATGCGGTATGGGCTTTAATTGCCGGGCTCGCCATCGCTTTCGGCTGGTCGCAGACCACAACGGAGATGATCATTCTGTTTCTTCTCGTAGTTGTCTCCCGGATGCTTTCTGTCCATTATCGCTGGAGACTGCCTAGAAGATCGCTGAAAAATAAACCTTTTGCACGATAA
- a CDS encoding dihydrofolate reductase: MSITLIWAMAEGGVIGRDNALPWRLPADMAYFKAQTTGKTVLMGRKTWESMNGRPLPNRVNVVLTRDKAFKAEGAEVIHTFDEAVRLADKGELMVIGGAELFAYFLPIADKLLVTMIEESIEGDVVMPEIDWSLFQLTEERQGLTDEKNPYKYKFLTYERS, encoded by the coding sequence ATGAGCATTACGTTAATTTGGGCGATGGCGGAGGGCGGCGTTATTGGACGAGACAATGCGCTGCCTTGGCGGCTGCCCGCGGATATGGCTTACTTTAAAGCGCAGACGACAGGCAAAACGGTGCTGATGGGCCGCAAAACCTGGGAATCAATGAACGGCAGACCCCTGCCGAATCGTGTAAATGTGGTGCTTACCCGCGATAAAGCGTTCAAAGCGGAAGGCGCTGAAGTGATTCATACCTTTGATGAAGCAGTCCGCTTGGCGGATAAAGGGGAGCTGATGGTGATCGGCGGTGCCGAGCTGTTCGCATATTTCCTTCCTATTGCTGATAAACTGCTGGTTACGATGATCGAGGAGAGCATTGAAGGAGACGTGGTGATGCCTGAGATCGACTGGAGTCTTTTTCAGTTAACTGAGGAACGCCAGGGTTTAACCGACGAAAAAAATCCGTACAAATACAAATTTCTCACTTACGAACGTTCGTAA
- the pdhA gene encoding pyruvate dehydrogenase (acetyl-transferring) E1 component subunit alpha, translating into MSKVPYEVYTEEVEALSVLSPDGEIINPDKVPDLTDDQLKEVMYRMVFTRTWDERAINLGRQGRLGFYAPVSGQEATMVGSEFALQKEDFVCPGYRDMPQIVWHGLPLYQAFLYSRGHQHGGQIPEGVNVLMPQIIIGAQILHAMGIAMGYKLKKQKQVVITYTGDGGSSEGDFYEGLNYAGAFKLPVIFFVQNNGYAITTPFAKQTGALSIAHKAVAAGITGVKIDGMDVFAVIKAVQEAAERARNGEGATLIEAVTYRYRPHSLSDDTSKYRTKEEEGQWGEKDPINRLAKYLEKKGLWTEEDTARVKEEAKAKVNEQIKKAEQTEKMTIPGLIDSMFETTPKHLEEQKAEFK; encoded by the coding sequence ATGAGCAAAGTTCCTTATGAAGTATATACGGAAGAAGTAGAAGCTTTGTCCGTACTCTCTCCGGACGGCGAAATTATTAATCCTGATAAAGTACCCGACCTGACTGACGATCAGTTGAAAGAAGTTATGTACCGTATGGTATTTACCCGTACTTGGGACGAACGTGCAATCAATCTGGGCCGCCAAGGCCGCCTTGGTTTCTACGCACCGGTTTCCGGTCAGGAAGCAACCATGGTAGGCAGTGAGTTCGCGCTCCAGAAAGAAGACTTTGTATGTCCTGGTTACCGTGATATGCCGCAAATCGTATGGCACGGCCTTCCGCTCTACCAAGCCTTCCTGTATTCTCGTGGCCATCAACATGGCGGACAAATTCCTGAAGGCGTAAACGTACTTATGCCGCAAATCATCATCGGTGCGCAGATTTTGCATGCGATGGGGATCGCAATGGGTTACAAATTAAAGAAACAAAAACAAGTTGTCATCACTTATACCGGTGACGGCGGTTCTTCCGAAGGCGACTTCTACGAAGGCCTGAACTATGCTGGAGCATTCAAGCTGCCGGTTATTTTCTTTGTGCAAAACAACGGTTATGCGATTACTACTCCGTTTGCTAAACAAACAGGTGCCTTGTCCATCGCTCATAAAGCTGTTGCTGCCGGCATCACTGGCGTGAAAATTGACGGTATGGACGTATTTGCGGTTATCAAAGCAGTTCAAGAAGCCGCTGAACGCGCACGCAACGGGGAAGGCGCTACGCTGATCGAAGCCGTGACTTACCGTTACCGTCCGCATTCCCTTTCTGACGATACTTCCAAGTACCGGACGAAAGAAGAAGAAGGACAATGGGGCGAAAAGGATCCAATCAACCGTCTTGCCAAATACCTGGAAAAGAAAGGTCTTTGGACAGAAGAAGATACGGCTCGCGTGAAAGAAGAAGCCAAAGCAAAAGTCAACGAGCAGATCAAGAAAGCTGAACAAACCGAAAAAATGACGATTCCTGGCCTGATTGACAGCATGTTTGAAACTACACCTAAACATCTGGAAGAGCAAAAAGCGGAATTTAAATAA
- a CDS encoding thiamine diphosphokinase — protein sequence MTSTNRVLIFAGGDIIPDFKEHIQEGDYIIGADYGAYFLIEHGIIPDTAIGDFDSITPQHLEELKKICPEVIAVDAIDKDLTDAELAFDIALNRQPDQIIMFGVLGSRLDHSMANIQMMLRALQHQIASSIWDTTNYITLTGSTAVVEKRNFDYVSLLPLTPEVTGITLEGFLYKLENASLRMGQSLGISNKLVQNEGTIQIESGLLLIIQSKD from the coding sequence ATGACATCTACCAATCGGGTTCTTATATTCGCAGGCGGCGATATTATCCCGGATTTCAAAGAGCATATCCAGGAGGGGGATTATATTATAGGGGCCGATTACGGCGCCTATTTCCTGATCGAACACGGGATCATTCCGGATACCGCCATCGGGGATTTTGATTCTATTACTCCGCAGCACCTGGAAGAGCTGAAGAAGATATGTCCAGAGGTCATTGCTGTAGATGCGATTGACAAGGACCTGACCGATGCCGAACTGGCCTTTGATATTGCCCTGAACAGACAACCGGATCAAATTATAATGTTTGGTGTTCTCGGCAGCCGGCTCGATCATTCCATGGCCAATATCCAGATGATGCTCCGGGCTTTGCAGCACCAAATCGCCAGCTCGATCTGGGACACAACCAACTATATTACCTTAACCGGCTCAACGGCTGTCGTGGAGAAACGCAACTTCGATTACGTTTCACTGCTTCCATTGACACCGGAGGTGACCGGGATTACGCTGGAGGGGTTCCTTTACAAGCTGGAAAACGCCTCGCTGAGAATGGGCCAATCCTTGGGCATCAGCAATAAGCTGGTACAAAATGAAGGAACTATTCAAATCGAAAGCGGCCTGCTTTTGATTATTCAAAGCAAGGATTGA
- the lpdA gene encoding dihydrolipoyl dehydrogenase — MVVGDASLDIDTLVIGAGPGGYVAAIRAAQLGQKVLIVEKAEVGGVCLNVGCIPSKALISAAHQFENAQHGDVFGVSAENVKVDFGKTQEFKNSVVKKLTGGVAGLLKGNKVEVFKGECMFINETEARLFNDNEAPRYRFKHCIIATGSRPIELKPFPFGGRILSSTEALSLPEVPKSLVLIGGGYIGAELGQMYSKFGTKVTIIEGMDSILPGFDKDMTRLVAKNMAKTNIEIITNAKAESAEQNDKEVTVKYSVNGETKEISADYLLVTVGRRPNTDGDFGLELAGVEVTDRGLIKVDHQGRTSNPKIFAIGDVVPGPALAHKASYEGKVAAEAISGLPSAVDYKAIPAVCFTDPECASVGYTESEAKEKGYKVKVGKFPYAGNGRALSLNQSEGFVKIVAKEENDVVIGAQIVGVEASNLIAELGLAIEMGATLEDISLTIHAHPTLGEIVMETAELVEGHPIHVVAPKK; from the coding sequence ATGGTAGTAGGAGACGCGTCTCTTGATATTGATACACTAGTTATCGGTGCAGGTCCTGGCGGTTATGTAGCGGCTATCCGCGCCGCTCAGCTGGGTCAAAAAGTATTGATCGTGGAAAAAGCGGAAGTGGGCGGCGTTTGCTTGAACGTAGGCTGTATCCCTTCCAAAGCTTTGATCTCTGCAGCCCATCAATTTGAAAATGCACAACACGGCGACGTATTCGGCGTATCCGCTGAAAATGTGAAAGTGGATTTCGGCAAAACTCAAGAATTCAAAAACAGTGTTGTCAAAAAGCTGACCGGCGGCGTTGCCGGCCTGCTGAAAGGCAACAAGGTTGAAGTCTTCAAGGGTGAATGCATGTTTATCAACGAAACAGAAGCCCGTTTGTTCAATGACAACGAAGCTCCTCGTTACCGTTTCAAACACTGCATTATCGCAACAGGTTCCCGTCCGATCGAACTGAAGCCATTCCCGTTCGGCGGCCGCATCCTGTCTTCGACAGAAGCGTTGAGCCTGCCTGAGGTTCCTAAGAGCCTGGTGCTGATCGGCGGCGGTTATATCGGTGCTGAATTGGGTCAAATGTACTCCAAATTCGGAACCAAAGTAACCATCATCGAAGGCATGGACAGTATCCTGCCTGGTTTCGACAAAGATATGACCCGCCTTGTTGCGAAAAACATGGCCAAAACGAACATCGAAATCATCACTAACGCGAAAGCGGAAAGTGCTGAACAGAACGATAAAGAAGTTACGGTTAAATATTCCGTAAACGGCGAAACCAAAGAAATTTCGGCCGATTACCTGCTCGTAACCGTTGGCCGTCGTCCTAACACGGATGGCGATTTCGGTCTGGAGCTGGCAGGCGTAGAAGTGACTGACCGCGGATTGATTAAAGTCGATCATCAAGGCCGGACTTCGAACCCTAAAATCTTTGCCATCGGTGACGTTGTTCCAGGTCCTGCTTTGGCACACAAAGCTTCTTATGAAGGTAAAGTGGCCGCAGAAGCAATCTCCGGACTTCCATCCGCCGTGGACTACAAAGCTATTCCGGCCGTGTGCTTCACGGATCCAGAATGTGCAAGCGTAGGTTACACAGAATCCGAAGCGAAAGAGAAAGGCTACAAGGTGAAAGTCGGCAAGTTCCCGTATGCGGGCAATGGCCGCGCTTTGTCCCTGAATCAATCCGAGGGCTTCGTCAAGATTGTAGCCAAAGAAGAAAATGACGTAGTTATCGGTGCACAAATTGTAGGTGTTGAAGCCTCCAACCTGATCGCCGAGTTGGGTCTGGCTATTGAAATGGGAGCTACCCTTGAGGATATCTCCTTGACTATCCATGCTCACCCTACACTTGGTGAAATTGTGATGGAAACAGCAGAGCTTGTTGAAGGACACCCTATTCACGTAGTGGCTCCTAAAAAATAA
- a CDS encoding 2-oxo acid dehydrogenase subunit E2: protein MAKFEYRFPELGEGLHEGEIIKMHIKPGDKVTDEDIIMEVQNDKAVVEVPCPVNGVVQEVFGADGAVFRVGQVVAVIEAEGELPEQEAAPEAHSEPAPAAPAAAAPAPVASAGSSKFEYLFPELGEGLHEGEIIKMHIKPGDKVTDEDIIMEVQNDKAVVEVPCPVNGTVLEVYGKDGAVFRVGQVVAVIDAEGEVPEQAGQESAPAQAAAQEADAAKGGANTGGSAVPAVPNAEVLATPSVRKFAREQGVDLTLVKGTGKAGRITREDVEAFKKGGSAAPAPAASAAPAASAPAAAPKAAPAAASAPAAAANGEEERVPFKGIRKAISNAMVKSAYTAPHVTIMDEVDVTELVAFRTRMKPIAEKKGTKVTYLPFIVKALVAASRKFPALNASIDEENNEIVYKKYYNIGIATDTDNGLIVPVIKDADRKSIWMIADAIRDLASRGRDGKLTPAEMRGSTISITNIGSAGGMFFTPIINYPEVAILGTGRISEKPVVKNGEIVAAPVMALSLSFDHRLIDGATAQNFMNYIKELLANPELLVMEV, encoded by the coding sequence GTGGCAAAATTTGAATACCGCTTCCCTGAACTTGGTGAAGGTCTGCATGAAGGTGAAATCATCAAAATGCATATCAAGCCGGGGGATAAAGTAACCGACGAAGATATTATTATGGAAGTACAAAACGACAAGGCTGTAGTCGAAGTGCCTTGCCCTGTGAACGGTGTAGTGCAAGAGGTTTTTGGCGCTGACGGCGCGGTGTTCCGCGTAGGTCAGGTCGTCGCCGTAATCGAAGCGGAAGGCGAGCTTCCGGAACAGGAAGCCGCTCCTGAAGCACACAGCGAGCCTGCGCCAGCAGCCCCTGCTGCAGCGGCTCCAGCTCCGGTTGCATCTGCAGGATCTTCGAAATTTGAATACCTGTTCCCAGAACTCGGTGAAGGTCTGCATGAAGGTGAAATCATCAAAATGCACATTAAACCGGGCGATAAAGTTACGGATGAAGATATCATCATGGAAGTGCAGAACGATAAAGCTGTCGTTGAAGTGCCTTGTCCGGTAAACGGCACAGTGCTTGAAGTGTATGGCAAAGACGGTGCTGTATTCCGTGTAGGCCAAGTCGTAGCGGTTATTGACGCTGAAGGTGAAGTTCCTGAGCAGGCTGGACAAGAATCCGCTCCTGCCCAAGCAGCAGCTCAAGAAGCTGATGCAGCAAAAGGCGGAGCCAACACCGGCGGTTCTGCGGTTCCGGCCGTTCCTAACGCCGAAGTTCTGGCTACTCCTAGCGTACGTAAATTCGCTCGCGAGCAGGGCGTTGACCTGACTCTCGTTAAAGGCACTGGCAAAGCAGGCCGCATTACCCGTGAAGATGTAGAAGCCTTCAAGAAAGGCGGCTCCGCGGCACCTGCACCTGCAGCATCCGCAGCGCCGGCAGCATCTGCTCCTGCAGCAGCGCCTAAGGCGGCGCCAGCGGCAGCATCCGCACCAGCAGCTGCTGCAAATGGAGAAGAGGAACGTGTACCATTCAAAGGTATCCGTAAAGCGATCTCCAATGCGATGGTTAAATCGGCTTACACAGCTCCACATGTTACGATTATGGACGAAGTGGACGTCACCGAGCTGGTAGCGTTCCGTACTCGCATGAAGCCAATCGCCGAGAAGAAAGGCACGAAAGTGACTTATCTTCCATTTATCGTCAAAGCTTTGGTTGCAGCGTCCCGCAAGTTCCCGGCGCTTAACGCTTCCATCGACGAAGAGAACAACGAAATCGTTTATAAAAAATACTACAATATCGGTATCGCAACCGATACAGATAACGGCTTAATTGTTCCGGTTATCAAAGATGCCGACCGCAAGAGCATCTGGATGATCGCTGACGCGATCCGTGATCTGGCTTCCCGCGGCCGCGACGGCAAACTGACACCGGCTGAAATGAGAGGCAGCACGATCTCCATCACCAACATCGGTTCCGCAGGCGGTATGTTCTTTACTCCGATCATCAACTATCCTGAAGTTGCGATCCTGGGTACAGGCCGCATCTCCGAGAAACCGGTTGTGAAGAACGGCGAAATCGTTGCCGCTCCGGTTATGGCCTTGTCCTTGAGCTTTGACCACCGCCTGATTGACGGTGCAACGGCTCAAAACTTCATGAACTACATTAAAGAGCTGCTCGCTAACCCAGAGCTGCTTGTTATGGAGGTGTAA